One segment of Panicum virgatum strain AP13 chromosome 3K, P.virgatum_v5, whole genome shotgun sequence DNA contains the following:
- the LOC120700756 gene encoding uncharacterized protein LOC120700756, with amino-acid sequence MLIITQGEASRASGGGPFVYPQLTATNYTSWVIRVQAIMEDQEVWEAVEPATGTAIDTKKCRKARAHLLQVLPEDLLMQVANKKTAKEVWECLKTRFVGADHVKAARLQTLKSDFDALRMKEDESLDQYAGKLTGMAVRYANLGGTLNDAALVKKLFDTAPDRFINVIAGIEQFFDLNTLAFEEAVGRLKAFEERTRRAPGGATADGQLLLTRAEWEVQQKKEAGESLARGKKPTSGGRGRGGRGRGRGHGRGGRGNTQGKESAGVASGGTRDKSHIECFNCGKYGHYANQCKQLKEGEAHHARAEDVEPALLLAVSEELTPLEQGQGEHQAMVFLNEEHVRPDLLLADGEELNRDIWYLDNGASNHMTGDKKKFRELDEAVTGKVRFGDGSTVQIMGKGSILFDCKHGEHWLLQEVYYIPRLCSNLVSLGQLTEIGYKVVMDGAELEVFDKMSLKLIMKV; translated from the coding sequence ATGTTGATCATCACTCAAGGCGAGGCAtcgcgggcgagcggcggcgggccgttCGTCTACCCGCAGTTGACGGCGACGAACTACACCAGTTGGGTGATCAGGGTGCAAGCGATTATGGAAGATCAAGAGGTCTGGGAGGCGGTGGAGCCGGCGACCGGTACGGCCATTGACACGAAGAAGTGCAGGAAGGCGAGGGCGCATCTTCTTCAAGTACTCCCAGAAGATCTCTTGATGCAGGTGGCGAACAAGAAGACGGCAAAGGAAGTGTGGGAGTGCCTCAAGACAAGATTCGTCGGCGCAGATCACGTCAAGGCGGCGCGATTGCAGACGTTGAAGAGTGACTTCGACGCCCTGCGCATGAAGGAGGACGAGTCCCTGGACCAGTACGCCGGCAAGCTCACCGGCATGGCGGTCAGGTACGCAAACCTGGGCGGCACTCTCAACGATGCTGCTCTGGTGAAGAAGCTGTTCGACACCGCGCCGGATCGCTTCATAAATGTCATCGCCGGCATCGAGCAGTTCTTTGACTTGAACACCTTGGCGTTTGAGGAGGCGGTGGGCCGCCTCAAGGCGTTCGAGGAACGCACGCGTCGCGCACCCGGCGGCGCAACGGCAGATGGCCAGCTCCTCCTCACTCGGGCTGAGTGGGAGGTGCAACAGAAGAAGGAGGCGGGCGAGTCCTTGGCGAGAGGCAAGAAGCCGACGAGcggtggccgcggccggggTGGCCGTGGCCGCGGCAGAGGTcatggccgcggcgggcgcggaaaCACGCAAGGCAAGGAGAGCGCTGGTGTCGCTTCGGGAGGTACCCGTGATAAAAGCCACATCGAGTGCTTTAACTGTGGCAAGTATGGCCACTACGCCAACCAGTGCAAGCAGCTCAAGGAGGGAGAGGCACATCACGCGCGCGCCGAGGATGTCGAGCCGGCGCTCCTGCTCGCGGTGTCAGAGGAGCTGACGCCGCTCGAGCAAGGGCAAGGGGAGCACCAAGCCATGGTCTTCCTCAACGAGGAGCATGTGCGGCCGGACCTGCTCCTGGCTGATGGTGAAGAGCTCAATCGTGATATCTGGTACCTAGACAATGGGGCCAGTAATCACATGACTGGAGACAAGAAGAAGTTTCGCGAGCTGGATGAAGCAGTCACCGGGAAGGTGAGATTCGGGGATGGATCCACAGTTCAGATCATGGGTAAGGGTTCAATCCTATTCGATTGCAAGCATGGGGAGCACTGGTTGTTGCAGGAGGTGTATTACATCCCCAGGCTGTGCAGCAATCTCGTGAGCCTTGGCCAACTCACGGAGATTGGGTACAAGGTGGTCATGGACGGGGCTGAACTCGAGGTGTTCGACAAAATGTCCCTGAAGCTGATCATGAAGGTCTAG
- the LOC120698581 gene encoding serine/threonine-protein kinase SAPK4-like isoform X2: protein MDKYEEVRDIGSGNFGVARLMRNRETRGLVAVKLIERGHRIDENVYREIINHRSLRHPNIIQFIEVILTPRHLAIVMEYAAGGELFDRIVDRGRFSEDEARYFFQQLICGVSYCHHMVWRKLVCTNYSAHIDMLCCGKCRCGFSIIYEWGLNICLIIVVILAAFQQICHRDLKLENVLLDGSPAPRLKICDFGYSKSSVLHSRPKSAVGTPAYIAPEVLSRREYDGKLADVWSCGVTLFVMLVGAYPFEDQDDPKNIRKTIQRIAAIQYKIPDNIHISDECRELISCIFVSNPSRRITMREIKSHPWFLKNLPRELTEAVQLSYFRRDNSVPAFSDQTTEEIMKIVKEARTMPKSSRSGYGYSDEFSDEEEKEEENEPKVEEEEEEDECDKRVREVRESGELDMASLRI from the exons ATGGACAAGTACGAGGAGGTTCGCGACATCGGGTCGGGCAACTTCGGGGTGGCGCGGCTGATGCGCAACCGGGAGACCCGAGGGCTCGTCGCCGTCAAGCTCATCGAGCGCGGCCACCGG ATCGACGAGAATGTGTACCGCGAGATCATCAACCACCGCTCGCTGCGGCACCCGAACATCATCCAGTTCATAGAG GTGATCCTAACTCCAAGACATCTTGCGATTGTGATGGAGTATGCAGCTGGTGGGGAACTCTTTGATCGAATCGTCGATCGTGGGCGGTTTAGTGAGGATGAG GCCAGATATTTCTTCCAGCAGTTGATCTGTGGAGTGAGCTATTGCCATCACATGGTATGGAGAAAATTAGTGTGTACTAATTACAGTGCACATATAGATATGCTTTGTTGTGGAAAGTGCAGGTGTGGTTTTTCAATTATTTACGAGTGGGGCCTGAACATATGCTTAATAATTGTTGTAATCTTGGCTGCTTTTCAGCAAATATGCCATAGAGATTTGAAGCTGGAGAATGTTCTCTTGGATGgcagcccagctccacggctCAAGATATGTGATTTTGGCTACTCGAAG TCATCAGTACTACATTCAAGGCCAAAATCAGCAGTGGGGACCCCAGCATATATTGCGCCAGAGGTGCTTTCTCGGCGGGAGTATGATGGGAAG CTTGCAGATGTATGGTCCTGTGGAGTCACTCTTTTTGTCATGCTTGTGGGAGCTTACCCATTTGAAGACCAGGATGATCCTAAAAATATTAGAAAGACCATTCAG CGAATAGCAGCAATTCAATATAAGATCCCAGACAATATTCACATATCTGATGAGTGCCGAGAGCTCATTTCCTGCATCTTTGTCAGCAATCCCTCGAGG AGAATCACCATGAGGGAAATAAAAAGCCATCCGTGGTTCCTGAAAAACTTACCGAGGGAGCTCACAGAAGCAGTGCAGTTATCCTACTTCAGGAGGGACAACAGTGTCCCTGCTTTCTCGGACCAAACAACCGAAGAAATCATGAAGATCGTCAAGGAGGCAAGAACCATGCCAAAATCATCTCGATCAGGCTACGGCTACAGTGACGAGTTCTCAGatgaagaggaaaaggaagaggagaaCGAACCCaaagtggaggaggaggaggaagaagatgagtgtGATAAGAGAGTCAGGGAGGTTCGTGAGAGTGGGGAGCTTGATATGGCCTCACTGCGCATCTAA
- the LOC120698581 gene encoding serine/threonine-protein kinase SAPK4-like isoform X1 produces the protein MDKYEEVRDIGSGNFGVARLMRNRETRGLVAVKLIERGHRIDENVYREIINHRSLRHPNIIQFIEVILTPRHLAIVMEYAAGGELFDRIVDRGRFSEDEARYFFQQLICGVSYCHHMQICHRDLKLENVLLDGSPAPRLKICDFGYSKSSVLHSRPKSAVGTPAYIAPEVLSRREYDGKLADVWSCGVTLFVMLVGAYPFEDQDDPKNIRKTIQRIAAIQYKIPDNIHISDECRELISCIFVSNPSRRITMREIKSHPWFLKNLPRELTEAVQLSYFRRDNSVPAFSDQTTEEIMKIVKEARTMPKSSRSGYGYSDEFSDEEEKEEENEPKVEEEEEEDECDKRVREVRESGELDMASLRI, from the exons ATGGACAAGTACGAGGAGGTTCGCGACATCGGGTCGGGCAACTTCGGGGTGGCGCGGCTGATGCGCAACCGGGAGACCCGAGGGCTCGTCGCCGTCAAGCTCATCGAGCGCGGCCACCGG ATCGACGAGAATGTGTACCGCGAGATCATCAACCACCGCTCGCTGCGGCACCCGAACATCATCCAGTTCATAGAG GTGATCCTAACTCCAAGACATCTTGCGATTGTGATGGAGTATGCAGCTGGTGGGGAACTCTTTGATCGAATCGTCGATCGTGGGCGGTTTAGTGAGGATGAG GCCAGATATTTCTTCCAGCAGTTGATCTGTGGAGTGAGCTATTGCCATCACATG CAAATATGCCATAGAGATTTGAAGCTGGAGAATGTTCTCTTGGATGgcagcccagctccacggctCAAGATATGTGATTTTGGCTACTCGAAG TCATCAGTACTACATTCAAGGCCAAAATCAGCAGTGGGGACCCCAGCATATATTGCGCCAGAGGTGCTTTCTCGGCGGGAGTATGATGGGAAG CTTGCAGATGTATGGTCCTGTGGAGTCACTCTTTTTGTCATGCTTGTGGGAGCTTACCCATTTGAAGACCAGGATGATCCTAAAAATATTAGAAAGACCATTCAG CGAATAGCAGCAATTCAATATAAGATCCCAGACAATATTCACATATCTGATGAGTGCCGAGAGCTCATTTCCTGCATCTTTGTCAGCAATCCCTCGAGG AGAATCACCATGAGGGAAATAAAAAGCCATCCGTGGTTCCTGAAAAACTTACCGAGGGAGCTCACAGAAGCAGTGCAGTTATCCTACTTCAGGAGGGACAACAGTGTCCCTGCTTTCTCGGACCAAACAACCGAAGAAATCATGAAGATCGTCAAGGAGGCAAGAACCATGCCAAAATCATCTCGATCAGGCTACGGCTACAGTGACGAGTTCTCAGatgaagaggaaaaggaagaggagaaCGAACCCaaagtggaggaggaggaggaagaagatgagtgtGATAAGAGAGTCAGGGAGGTTCGTGAGAGTGGGGAGCTTGATATGGCCTCACTGCGCATCTAA
- the LOC120698582 gene encoding subtilisin-like protease SBT3.3 encodes MKKTSSPLLQPRSPLLILLFLTAAAMAAEPEQNAAPAAAAQEAAVHIVYVDRPEGADPEEFHLRTLTPVLGSEQKAKDAVLYHYKHAASGFSAKLTPQQVEELKKQPCVLQVVPSQTYHLHGPESGTHQGTTRTMGLM; translated from the exons ATGAAGAAGACAAGCTCCCCGCTCCTCCAACCTCGTAGCCCTCTCCTGATCCTCCTCTTCCTGACAGCAGCAGCCATGGCGGCCGAGCCGGAGCAGAACgcggcccccgcggcggcggcgcaggaggcggCCGTGCACATCGTGTACGTGGACCGCCCCGAGGGCGCCGACCCGGAGGAGTTCCACCTCCGCACCCTCACCCCCGTCCTCGGCAG CGAGCAGAAGGCCAAGGACGCGGTGCTCTACCACTACAAGCACGCCGCCAGCGGGTTCTCCGCGAAGCTCACCCCCCAGCAAGTCGAGGAGCTAAAGA AGCAACCATGTGTTCTTCAGGTTGTGCCGAGCCAGACCTACCATCTCCATGGACCTGAATCTGGCACTCACCAGGGCACGACGCGCACCATGGGCCTTATGTGA